Genomic segment of Gasterosteus aculeatus chromosome 4, fGasAcu3.hap1.1, whole genome shotgun sequence:
tcagcaggagcagctgactGAAATGGAGCCTGGCCGCCCCGGCCCAGCGCCACCCAACCCTGAGACGGGAAGaaagggggtggaggtgggggtgggggggataaTTTGTCTGTGGAAAAGGGCAAGGGAGCAAGATTACCAGAGTTCATTGAAGCCCAACGGGGGGGTCATCTGAAAAGAAGTTGTTTACGATGGTGCGAGAACGATGTCATCCGGAACAACGCCATTGACTTGTTCTCTACAAGCTAAGAGGAAGAATTTACACACTTATGGTCACTATTTGGTTTCAGGGTGGCAATTCCATCAAATAGcactaaatatgtatattttacctCTAAAAAGTACAGTAGCAGTCAGAGGTTTTCTATATTTTGacacatattcacacaaaaCATCATGGAGGTTTGTAGAAATCTTCATATTACTTCTCAGACGCGTGTTTGCACACTTTTTGCCCTGATTGCGTGACAGACGCCTCGCTCCGAAAAGTTGCTGCATGCTCCCGTGTTATTGTGACACATGCCCCGTGATAAACGTAATAACCGGGGTCTCCCACTCTGGACAATTGTTCACCAAACAATTGAACAATGAAACATAACATTCTTGACATAACtgcaataatacaaaaaaagtttttcttctAAACCACCAAGTGCCACTTAAAAGTACATGAACAGCGTGCAGTGGAAGGCAACTCTATGCAGGCATAtttgcaaatgaaaaatgtagGCGGCCATGTTATCGTGCTGTAGTGCAGATGCATGAAgggaaagcacatttttcaTGCAGAGAGTATTTTTCCATAATGGACAAGCTTTAAACGTGGTTCACAATGGTTGGGGTGCATTTGTATCCTTTTAGATGCAACTTGTCAGTCATGGAAGCGCCATTTTGAGCTAGTCAACAAGCCTTTTACCCTACAATGCACCGTGTGTACACTGAATTATTGCTTTTCAACGAGTCAGCAGGCTCGTGATGAAGGTAGAGGACCGTTCTGTAAACACGTTGAGTGGTTAGATCTACTTTTAGACGTGTCCTGCTTCTGGAAGTGTGGTAGAACTCACTAAATCATTTAGATACAACTGGCATAGCAGTCCTCTTGATTCTTTTCTTCTCAACACCAAGGCAGTATGTACTGGACATTGGAGCCGCCCCCCGAACAGGACATGGGATGTTTACATCTGGTTTAGCAGTAGCAGCATGTTCTTCAGTGTGTCCCAAAAACATCCAATCCAACAATCCCTCGAAACTTTGTCACAGATTCATGTGGCCTTTTTACTCTTGTGTGCTCAGAACAAAGACGAAAACTGAACATGCAGGCCAATCAGCATGTTTGAAAGATAACTTTTTGAAATACTGTGAAACGTTTATCTTATCATTCTGCACTCCACAGCAGGTGCAATATTTGCTGTAGGGCGCAGTAACATTATGGCACACAGCAAGTTGACTACTAAACAGGCCAGACACAGAGCACATGCTCTGAGTCACGTATGAGGTCATGCAAATCAGAGCTTCTTGCGCAAAAATAGCAGAATTAGTCTGATGCAACGCTGAGGGGTTGCCGGTCTCACCTGCCAGACCAGTCCATCAGAGCCGACTGGCCACAGCCCTGACTTACCTATGACGCATAGGGACCTCCTAGatatttactaaataaacaatTGCGTATCGGAGACAAGTCTGGTCAAATACCAGCAGGTCTCACACGCCACCCCCGGCCTTCCGTCGTTTAGCTGGAGCGTACCTCCTTCCTACCCACCAGACCTGTTCCTACAGTCAGCCCCCTTAATCTACAGATCAGTGGCTGGAACAAACGGGCATACTTCGCCTCGACCTTGTGTACACAGAGCCCTTCAGGCTTCGCAGCAACGTGTGCGATCCTGCGCTTTGAAGGAAGGATTTCTTTCATAGACCGTTTTAGTGGTCAAGCATCAGATGTTTATCTATTACAATGTTTGACAGTTCAACATTGCTTCTTGGGCAACCGGAAAGTGTTTAACTTGAATTTGACCCAAAGTTAAAATAAATGCAACATCTGTGTCCCGCAATGAGTTCCCATCAGCGGTGCTTAAAAACTCTCCATGAGTTATTCAACATTTCTGTGCCCAAATGCTTTTCCATTACATTAATACTTGTATTGCATTTTAAAGAATAGTTCAAAAGGAATAACAATGTGCGAAACATGGTTTAAAATAGAATGAGGTACATTTGACAAAACAGAAAATCCATTGTTGGCAGTCTGAATAGcctttatttgaaatgattcacACTTCATGTCTCTCTCCATACAAAACAGAAGAGGCTGATTTTCAGAAGGCCCTGACCCCCAATATCATGACAAAGTAAGTTAgacatctgggggggggggggggggggtatacaacaaaaaaaacgatgCCTGCAGTGAAAAACTACATTCTTAATGTAATCATCCTGTATTCCCCAACTTAAAAAAGGCTACATTGTACAATGTTATTTacaaaagattttaaaaaagcgaAATCAAAATGGATTATTTTCAATCCTGCTGCAGTGAGTAAGCCACTAATCAGCCCTTTAAACACCATTTATTCTGCTTAACACTTTTAGGATCAAAAACACCCTACAGTTTGCTaacttttcaattatttttttggttcctcacaaaagcttttatttacaaaagatgaaaaaaaagcttcattAGGTAATATGCATTACAGCCATGAATGACCTTGGAGGTTTTTAAATGATAATTCTCCACAGGAGGTAATACTGGAGCTCAGATGTCCATCTCAAACTGGTTGTCATCTGTTGAATGGGAGAAAAGAAACGGTTAAGATTAAAGGCATGGGAGGGGCTTGACAATCAGCTGGTAGTTAACATTGGTGTTTGCGGTGAGAGCCCAACAGCACATTAACGGACTAAAGTAAAGATCACAAAGTACAGACTTTATCAATGCGTACAGGATaggcaagaaaaaaagactttatGAGTATATCTCGCAAATCCAGACGGCACAAAAGGTCCTGTGTGTTTATCAACCCAAGAGGAGAATAAAGGGCGTCAACATTAATCCTTTAGGTCTTTACTTTGACAGGAGTGATGATAgtttgattaattaaaaaaaaattaatccaAACTTCACAAACCTTTGATAACACTCCTGAATCATAGCTCAAAATAAGCCTTTTATTCCCAGCAAGTTCTGTTATCTGGAACAGGCTTTAAGAAACTTAATAGTCAGTAAAACTGCACATTgggggaagaaagaaaatccctctaatcttaaaagacaaaacagctgATATAATcaacttaacaaaaaaaagcatatgTGAAATAAATTGATTGTTGCGTAACTATTCACTAACCTACTTTAAAAGCCATGTAAATAATTGGTGATATTTTGAAGTCATTGAACCATGAAAAACACGAGAATTATATGAACATATGGGTTGTCACATAAACCTTGAAGTGTGCATTCTCCATTAAACGAACATGAATTAAGCtcagcaaaaacaaataacttAAATATTTACCTGGTAcatccttctcttcttcttcagcctccTCCTTCAGATCCTGTAGTTTCCCCATAGGGTGCGTAGCAGGAACCGTCACCCCGGGGATCTGGGGCAGGCAGCAAGGGGGGGTCCGGGCCAATGGGGAGTTTCGACAATCCAACAGAAACTTCCTATCATAAATGATTCGGGTACCTGAGAAAGACAGACAATCCGGCAGTCAACCTACAGTGAAATACATCTATTCAAATCAAATCCATGCGAGTGCAAACATTCGGGAGCAAAACTCCTTCCTGCGCGAGCTATTTGctatttctgcatttttttttttttaattaagggattagaaagtctaaattattaTGAGATAAGACACGCACAGGCTCCTTCATAcaacggacttttgctcgcaaatgtttgatttgcgctctcggattttaacattgatttgccttcatagaATTCTTTGATGACAAACAACCGATTGAAAGCTAGTGCATCTAAATACAATAACAGCTATTTCAAGAGCATTTTTGCATGTGTGCAATGTGCACATCTGGGAAGTGGAGTATCAATTTCCTCTAGCAGAGGGAATGTGTGTGGGAAAGGGGGGGGCTATATTCGAGTGCGAGGGGAAGGGCTGAAGGCCGCCGCTGCCAGGAGTTCTTGGAAATCAGAGCACAAAACAGCTTCTCATTGAAGCAGGATGTCTTTAAATTAGACCAACATGTTATTATTTTCCTTGGTCTCATCTTTGACATTAATGGGAGGGGGAaaaaggaggggtggggggttggttGATTGATTTCAACAGCTTGCACCATCTAAAACAGCCTTTCCAATCTCACGTCAGTGATCGTCAGGACTTTGACAAACTCAAAGCAAAAACAGCATCATAAATGGCGCGTTGTGATGAGTTTGACCGGGACGCTACTTTAG
This window contains:
- the eif4ebp3l gene encoding eukaryotic translation initiation factor 4E-binding protein 3-like, translated to MSTGTNEAKSCPIPTRVLTLKDWSQLPDCYSQTPGGTLFSTTPGGTRIIYDRKFLLDCRNSPLARTPPCCLPQIPGVTVPATHPMGKLQDLKEEAEEEEKDVPDDNQFEMDI